A region of Leifsonia xyli DNA encodes the following proteins:
- a CDS encoding lysine transporter LysE: MTILSLLAFAGLCLVLALTPGPDTFLVLRYSMGRARDGIAAAAGTAIGSLVWAALVGFGLAALLEQSAEVFRIVKIAGGLYLLYLGVSAFIAGRRQARRSQGEVVAELPAPRRRSSSSLLAGMLSTMLNPKVGLFFIAVVPQFVSAHASFGETLLLGAIDGLIGMLYLIAVALLASRMIAWLRRPRVTRALERISAGILAALGIGTIVAGAEG; encoded by the coding sequence ATGACCATCCTCTCGCTGCTCGCCTTCGCCGGCCTGTGCCTGGTGCTCGCGCTGACGCCCGGGCCGGACACCTTCCTCGTGCTGCGCTACAGCATGGGCCGGGCGCGCGACGGCATCGCGGCGGCGGCGGGCACGGCCATCGGGTCGCTGGTGTGGGCCGCGCTGGTCGGCTTCGGGCTGGCCGCGCTCCTGGAGCAGTCGGCCGAGGTGTTCCGCATCGTCAAGATCGCGGGCGGTCTGTACCTCCTCTACCTCGGGGTCTCCGCCTTCATCGCCGGCCGGCGTCAGGCGCGCCGCAGCCAGGGCGAGGTCGTGGCCGAGCTGCCCGCTCCGCGCCGCCGCTCCTCGTCGAGCCTGCTCGCCGGGATGCTGTCCACCATGCTCAACCCGAAGGTCGGCCTGTTCTTCATCGCGGTGGTGCCGCAGTTCGTCTCGGCGCACGCGAGCTTCGGCGAGACCCTCCTCCTCGGCGCGATCGACGGGCTGATCGGCATGCTCTACCTGATCGCGGTCGCGCTGCTCGCCTCCCGCATGATCGCGTGGCTGCGCCGTCCGCGTGTCACGCGTGCCCTGGAGCGCATCTCCGCCGGCATCCTCGCGGCGCTCGGCATCGGGACGATCGTCGCCGGGGCGGAGGGCTAG
- a CDS encoding ArsR family transcriptional regulator, with product MTATQGLIPRGARNPGSQGALRHLNQERLVEFLLAHGPSTQAELARGTGLSTATVSNIVRDMAAKGVVATSPVTSSGRRALLVQLTDTGDIAVGVDFGRRHVRIVLSTLGYDVIAEEQVALEPGYDVLGAVEEAARLLDRMLADGGHDRESVLAVGVGIPGPIDRRTGTVLQGAILPEWVGITRRELEDVFGFPVVVDNDANLGALAEVTWGANRGERNLIFVKIGTGIGAGLILNGQPYYGFLGITGELGHTPVAEHGVICRCGNRGCLETVASTSVMLESLGHGTGGGLTTADILRRGLAHDPAVLRVVSDAGTAIGQAIGNIANVINPELVLIGGPLVGLGDALLDPIRRGIQHNALPIIAGTTTVRVSSLGDRAESLGAAAIVIQGALSGND from the coding sequence ATGACCGCCACTCAGGGGCTGATCCCCCGTGGCGCACGCAATCCCGGGTCGCAAGGCGCCTTGCGGCATCTGAACCAGGAACGACTCGTCGAGTTCCTCCTGGCCCACGGACCGTCGACCCAGGCAGAGCTGGCGCGCGGGACCGGCCTGTCCACCGCCACCGTGTCCAACATCGTCCGCGACATGGCGGCGAAGGGCGTCGTCGCGACCAGTCCGGTCACCTCCAGCGGCCGCCGCGCGCTGCTCGTGCAGCTCACCGACACCGGCGACATCGCGGTCGGCGTGGACTTCGGCCGGCGCCACGTGCGTATTGTCCTCTCCACCCTCGGCTACGACGTGATCGCCGAGGAGCAGGTCGCCCTCGAGCCCGGCTACGACGTGCTCGGCGCGGTGGAGGAGGCGGCGCGGCTGCTCGACCGGATGCTGGCCGACGGCGGTCACGACCGGGAGTCCGTGCTCGCCGTCGGCGTCGGTATCCCGGGCCCGATCGACCGGCGCACCGGCACGGTGCTGCAGGGCGCGATCCTGCCCGAGTGGGTGGGGATCACGCGGCGCGAACTGGAGGATGTGTTCGGCTTCCCGGTCGTCGTCGACAACGACGCCAATCTCGGCGCGCTCGCCGAGGTCACCTGGGGCGCGAACCGCGGGGAGCGCAACCTGATCTTCGTCAAGATCGGCACCGGGATCGGCGCCGGCCTCATCCTGAACGGCCAGCCGTACTACGGGTTCCTCGGCATCACGGGCGAGCTCGGGCACACGCCCGTCGCCGAGCACGGCGTCATCTGCCGGTGCGGGAACCGGGGCTGCCTCGAGACCGTCGCCTCCACCAGCGTCATGCTGGAGTCGCTCGGCCATGGCACCGGGGGCGGCCTGACGACCGCCGACATCCTGCGTCGCGGCCTCGCTCACGACCCGGCCGTGCTACGCGTCGTGAGCGACGCGGGCACCGCCATCGGCCAGGCGATCGGCAACATCGCCAACGTCATCAATCCCGAACTCGTGCTGATCGGCGGGCCCCTGGTCGGCCTCGGGGACGCGCTGCTCGACCCGATCCGGCGCGGCATCCAGCACAACGCGCTGCCGATCATCGCCGGCACCACGACCGTGCGCGTGTCGTCGCTGGGCGACCGAGCCGAGTCGTTGGGCGCCGCGGCCATCGTGATCCAGGGCGCACTCTCCGGTAACGACTGA
- a CDS encoding ABC transporter ATP-binding protein codes for MPSNAVILEMREITKEFPGVKALEDVSLTVHADEIHAICGENGAGKSTLMKVLSGVYPYGTYTGDIVYQGEVMRFKDIKSSEQQGIVIIHQELALIPELSITENIFLGNEPGRGGVINWGEAKTRAVELLARVGLSDDPDTQIKNIGVGKQQLVEIAKALNKNVKLLILDEPTAALNEAESQHLLDLIVGLKGRGVSSIIISHKLNEIEQIADEITIIRDGHSIETLNVKADGVDEDRIIRGMVGRTLESRYPERTPNIGETFFEVRDWVVQHPQIPERLVVKNSSFYVRRGEIVGFAGLMGAGRTELAMSVFGRSYGNWISGEIYKDGHKIEVRNVSEAIDNGMAYVSEDRKVLGLNLLDDIKQSVVAAKLTKIAKRGVVDDLQEYAVADEYRKRLRIRTPDVNRGVSTLSGGNQQKVVLAKWMFTDPDILILDEPTRGIDVGAKFEIYGIIQQLAAQGKGVIVISSELPELLGISDRIYTIFEGQITADFPIAEATPETLLKSMTSAKKRVTR; via the coding sequence ATGCCGTCGAACGCAGTCATCCTCGAGATGCGCGAGATCACCAAGGAGTTCCCTGGTGTGAAAGCCCTGGAGGATGTCTCCCTCACCGTGCACGCCGATGAGATCCACGCGATCTGCGGCGAGAACGGCGCGGGGAAGTCCACCCTCATGAAGGTCCTCTCCGGCGTCTACCCGTACGGCACGTACACCGGCGACATCGTCTACCAGGGCGAGGTCATGCGCTTCAAGGACATCAAGTCCAGCGAGCAGCAGGGCATCGTGATCATCCACCAGGAGCTCGCGCTCATCCCCGAGCTCTCGATCACCGAGAACATCTTCCTCGGCAACGAGCCGGGCCGCGGCGGCGTCATCAACTGGGGCGAGGCGAAGACCCGCGCCGTCGAACTCCTCGCCCGCGTCGGCCTGAGCGACGACCCTGACACGCAGATCAAGAACATCGGCGTCGGCAAGCAGCAGTTGGTCGAGATCGCCAAGGCCCTCAACAAGAACGTCAAGCTCCTCATCCTCGACGAGCCCACCGCGGCGCTGAACGAGGCCGAGTCGCAGCACCTCCTCGACCTCATCGTCGGGCTCAAGGGCCGCGGCGTCAGCTCGATCATCATCAGCCACAAGCTCAACGAGATCGAGCAGATCGCCGACGAGATCACGATCATCCGCGACGGCCACTCCATCGAGACGCTCAACGTCAAGGCGGACGGCGTCGACGAGGACCGCATCATCCGCGGCATGGTCGGCCGCACGCTCGAGAGCCGCTACCCGGAGCGCACGCCGAACATCGGCGAGACCTTCTTCGAGGTGCGCGACTGGGTCGTCCAGCACCCGCAGATCCCGGAGCGCCTCGTCGTCAAGAACTCCAGCTTCTACGTGCGCCGCGGCGAGATCGTCGGCTTCGCCGGCCTCATGGGCGCCGGCCGCACCGAGCTCGCGATGAGCGTCTTCGGCCGCTCCTACGGCAACTGGATCTCGGGCGAGATCTACAAGGACGGCCACAAGATCGAGGTGCGCAACGTCTCGGAGGCCATCGACAACGGCATGGCATACGTGAGCGAGGACCGCAAGGTGCTCGGCCTCAACCTGCTCGACGACATCAAGCAGTCGGTCGTCGCCGCCAAGCTGACGAAGATCGCCAAGCGCGGCGTGGTCGACGACCTGCAGGAGTACGCGGTCGCCGACGAGTACCGCAAGCGCCTCCGCATCCGCACGCCCGACGTCAACCGCGGCGTGAGCACGCTGTCCGGCGGAAACCAGCAGAAGGTCGTGCTGGCCAAGTGGATGTTCACCGACCCGGACATCCTGATCCTGGACGAGCCCACGCGCGGCATCGACGTCGGCGCCAAGTTCGAGATCTACGGGATCATCCAGCAGCTGGCCGCTCAGGGGAAGGGCGTCATCGTCATCTCCTCCGAGCTGCCCGAGCTGCTCGGCATCTCCGACCGCATCTACACGATCTTCGAGGGTCAGATCACCGCCGACTTCCCGATCGCGGAAGCGACCCCCGAGACGCTCCTGAAAAGCATGACATCCGCCAAGAAGAGGGTGACCCGATAA
- a CDS encoding sugar ABC transporter permease has product MTTQIAEKKKSGGIRDLGKMFGGGQSTGRQFGILGALVIIILFFQVATGGKTLDPVNLINLVNQNVYVLILAIGMVMVIIAGHIDLSVGSVAALVGIVVAEAMTNWNVPWPLAIVLGLLVGVVIGAWQGWWVAYVGVPAFIVTLAGMLIFRGLNQLIGNANTIPVPDGFTYIGGGFLPEWGPNTGYNNSTLLLGLIIAVVIALMEVRTRRKQTKMGSEKAPLWVSVFKVVILDAVVVYAAVLFGSGRVGTSFPVAGVILGVLIILYSFITRNTIFGRHIYAVGGNSHAAELSGVKIRRINFFVMMNMSVLAALAGMIAVARSVSSGPQDGLGWELDAIAAVFIGGAAVSGGIGTVAGSIIGGLVIAVLNNGLQLLGVTSDKVQIIKGLVLLIAVGIDVYSKRRGGPSLIGRMFNRDKTQRIDAAAEDKPAVLPTGDQAEDSSRSLTS; this is encoded by the coding sequence ATGACCACGCAGATCGCAGAGAAGAAGAAGTCCGGAGGCATCCGCGACCTCGGGAAGATGTTCGGCGGCGGGCAGTCCACAGGTCGCCAGTTCGGCATCCTGGGTGCGCTCGTCATCATCATCCTGTTCTTCCAGGTCGCCACCGGGGGCAAGACCCTCGACCCGGTGAACCTGATCAACCTCGTCAACCAGAACGTCTACGTCCTGATTCTGGCGATCGGCATGGTCATGGTCATCATCGCGGGCCACATCGACCTGTCGGTCGGTTCGGTCGCGGCGCTGGTCGGCATCGTGGTCGCGGAGGCGATGACGAACTGGAACGTGCCGTGGCCCCTCGCCATCGTGCTCGGCCTGCTCGTTGGCGTCGTGATCGGCGCCTGGCAGGGCTGGTGGGTCGCCTACGTCGGCGTCCCCGCGTTCATCGTGACCCTGGCGGGCATGCTCATCTTCCGCGGCCTCAACCAGCTGATCGGAAACGCGAACACCATCCCGGTGCCCGACGGCTTCACCTACATCGGCGGCGGCTTCCTCCCCGAGTGGGGCCCGAACACCGGCTACAACAACTCCACCCTGCTGCTCGGCCTGATCATCGCGGTCGTCATCGCGCTGATGGAGGTCCGGACCCGCCGCAAGCAGACCAAGATGGGCTCCGAGAAGGCGCCGCTCTGGGTCAGCGTGTTCAAGGTCGTCATCCTCGACGCCGTCGTCGTCTACGCCGCCGTGCTGTTCGGCAGCGGACGGGTGGGCACCTCGTTCCCCGTCGCCGGTGTGATCCTCGGCGTGCTGATCATCCTCTACTCGTTCATCACGCGGAACACGATCTTCGGTCGTCACATCTACGCGGTCGGCGGCAACTCGCACGCCGCTGAGCTGTCGGGCGTCAAGATCCGCCGGATCAACTTCTTCGTCATGATGAACATGTCGGTCCTCGCCGCTCTGGCCGGCATGATCGCCGTCGCCCGCTCGGTGTCGTCCGGCCCGCAGGACGGCCTCGGCTGGGAGCTCGACGCGATCGCCGCCGTCTTCATCGGTGGTGCCGCGGTCTCTGGCGGTATCGGTACCGTCGCCGGCTCCATCATCGGTGGTCTGGTCATCGCCGTCCTGAACAACGGCCTCCAGCTGCTCGGCGTCACCTCCGACAAGGTCCAGATCATCAAGGGCCTGGTCCTGCTCATCGCGGTCGGCATCGACGTCTACTCCAAGCGCCGCGGCGGTCCCTCGCTCATCGGCAGGATGTTCAACCGCGACAAGACGCAGCGCATCGACGCCGCGGCTGAGGACAAGCCCGCCGTCCTTCCGACCGGCGACCAGGCCGAGGACTCCTCGAGGTCTCTCACCTCGTAG
- a CDS encoding sugar ABC transporter substrate-binding protein — MRKIALATVAVAAATALALTGCSGSGRGGSGDGSSASGFAKDATIGVALPTKTSENWVLAGGLFEDGLKSAGFKGDVQYAGGSGVSDQQSQIQSMITNGAKVVIIGAVDGGQLAAQAKAAHDAGATVIAYDRLILNTNDVDYYVAYDNEKVGELQGQALLDGMAKKYPGKKNFNIELFSGSPDDANSKVFFDGAMKILEPKIKDGTLKVVSGQTEIKQTSTQGWLPANAQTRMDTLLAANYGSTELDGVLSPNDTLARAIITSVKGAGKPVPIVTGQDSEAESVKSIMAGEQYSTINKDTRNLVKQAIDMVKDLQQGKKPAVNDDKSYNNGKKVVPAYLLKPVIVTKENAAEAYANDPSLEPLTK, encoded by the coding sequence ATGCGCAAAATCGCACTCGCGACAGTGGCCGTCGCAGCTGCCACCGCGCTCGCCCTGACCGGCTGCTCCGGCAGCGGCCGTGGCGGCTCGGGCGACGGTTCCTCCGCCTCCGGCTTCGCCAAGGACGCCACCATCGGCGTCGCCCTCCCGACCAAGACGTCGGAGAACTGGGTTCTCGCCGGTGGCCTCTTCGAGGACGGCCTCAAGTCGGCCGGCTTCAAGGGCGACGTGCAGTACGCCGGTGGCTCGGGTGTCTCCGACCAGCAGTCGCAGATCCAGTCGATGATCACCAACGGCGCCAAGGTCGTCATCATCGGCGCCGTCGACGGTGGCCAGCTCGCCGCGCAGGCCAAGGCCGCGCACGACGCCGGCGCGACCGTCATCGCGTACGACCGCCTCATCCTCAACACGAACGACGTCGACTACTACGTCGCGTACGACAACGAGAAGGTCGGCGAGCTGCAGGGCCAGGCCCTGCTCGACGGCATGGCGAAGAAGTACCCGGGCAAGAAGAACTTCAACATCGAGCTCTTCTCCGGTTCGCCGGACGACGCCAACTCGAAGGTCTTCTTCGACGGCGCCATGAAGATCCTCGAGCCGAAGATCAAGGACGGCACCCTGAAGGTCGTCTCGGGCCAGACCGAGATCAAGCAGACCTCCACCCAGGGCTGGCTGCCGGCGAACGCGCAGACCCGCATGGACACCCTGCTCGCCGCCAACTACGGCTCGACCGAGCTCGACGGCGTCCTGTCGCCGAACGACACCCTGGCCCGCGCCATCATCACCTCGGTGAAGGGTGCTGGCAAGCCCGTCCCGATCGTCACCGGTCAGGACTCCGAGGCCGAGTCGGTCAAGTCCATCATGGCGGGCGAGCAGTACTCGACCATCAACAAGGACACCCGCAACCTGGTCAAGCAGGCCATCGACATGGTCAAGGACCTGCAGCAGGGCAAGAAGCCGGCCGTGAACGACGACAAGTCGTACAACAACGGCAAGAAGGTCGTCCCGGCCTACCTGCTGAAGCCGGTCATCGTCACCAAGGAGAACGCGGCCGAGGCGTACGCCAACGACCCGAGCCTGGAGCCGCTGACCAAGTAA